The genomic region ATCGAGAATCTCCAGGCGGCACAACAGCGGGCGATGGCCGTGCGGCCGAAGGTCGGCGGCTTCCCCCATCTGGCTGAGGTGCTGCGTCAAGCGGGCGTTACACGAAACGTCTGGTCCCTACCGGCCTGTCAGAGCCTGTACCTGACGAAGGATGGGCCGGTAGTGGCGCAAGGAGCGCCGCTGTTATCCGGTATGGGAGACGTGCCCCGATTCGACCAGCCGGCGCTCATCAAAGCGTTACGG from Nitrospira japonica harbors:
- a CDS encoding DUF1398 domain-containing protein, producing the protein MSKAIENLQAAQQRAMAVRPKVGGFPHLAEVLRQAGVTRNVWSLPACQSLYLTKDGPVVAQGAPLLSGMGDVPRFDQPALIKALRTDQAGESTFQEFLAAAWHAGVVRYEVDFAERTVIYSGCQGEEYVERYPMVEVK